In one Vibrio sp. VB16 genomic region, the following are encoded:
- the serB gene encoding phosphoserine phosphatase, producing MDAMKTLPIKKQTELIQRLPETRLSNQLDRKNASWIVFSTYLSPQLFEDIDFHTQTYNSVLDVWSVGHYEVALMSGELTNEHEKVLKALKVDYASLSDVPDLTQPGLIVFDMDSTAIQIECIDEIAKLAGVGEQVSEVTERAMQGELDFEQSLRQRVLALKGADEDILGQVRTTLPFMPDLRELISSLQGFGWKTAIASGGFTYFSDYLKQELKLDHAQSNTLEIIDGKLTGAVIGGVVSAQTKADILQQLAEEYGVTQQNTVAVGDGANDLVMMEVAGLGIAYHAKPKVEQQAQTSVRYAGLGGVMCILSGLLAKHRKISF from the coding sequence ATGGACGCAATGAAAACTTTACCGATAAAAAAACAGACAGAACTTATTCAACGGTTACCTGAAACCCGACTTTCAAACCAATTGGATAGAAAAAATGCAAGCTGGATAGTATTTTCGACTTATCTTTCACCTCAACTCTTTGAGGATATTGATTTTCATACGCAGACCTATAATTCTGTGTTGGATGTGTGGAGCGTTGGACACTACGAAGTGGCTTTGATGTCGGGTGAACTAACAAATGAACATGAGAAAGTACTCAAAGCCTTGAAGGTTGACTACGCCTCTCTATCTGATGTGCCAGACCTAACTCAACCAGGTCTTATTGTTTTTGATATGGATTCAACTGCGATACAAATAGAGTGTATCGACGAGATCGCAAAATTGGCTGGTGTTGGTGAACAGGTATCAGAAGTAACAGAAAGAGCCATGCAAGGTGAGTTAGATTTTGAGCAAAGCCTGAGGCAGCGAGTATTGGCATTAAAAGGTGCTGACGAAGATATCTTAGGTCAAGTGAGAACAACGCTGCCATTTATGCCAGATTTGAGAGAACTCATAAGTAGTCTACAGGGATTTGGATGGAAGACGGCCATTGCTTCTGGTGGTTTTACTTACTTTTCAGATTACTTGAAGCAAGAGTTAAAGCTTGATCATGCACAGTCGAATACGCTTGAAATTATTGATGGGAAGCTTACCGGTGCGGTTATTGGAGGAGTGGTGTCCGCGCAGACTAAGGCTGATATTCTTCAACAACTTGCCGAAGAATATGGCGTTACTCAACAGAATACTGTGGCGGTAGGAGATGGCGCAAATGATTTAGTAATGATGGAGGTAGCCGGTTTAGGTATTGCCTACCATGCCAAACCCAAAGTTGAGCAACAAGCTCAAACGTCGGTAAGATACGCGGGGCTAGGTGGGGTAATGTGTATACTATCGGGTCTGTTAGCTAAGCATCGGAAGATCAGTTTTTGA
- a CDS encoding YtjB family periplasmic protein, whose product MKRSLFSIGLFLKSIAIIFLLLIFGYIAQNSVVISKGNEQIQSRQLETLTKVLVSQASLSASDMITNSDQERLLKLTNQLARERLVFDATIYDSEGIKLAASEDAKSTREILGLDTPLETASIGRLQLVEPIFHDKNLIGYVRITFEKGMVTAISDHHYRNSDRYMYVMIIISFLSGMLITLILIRKPKNKQENLLVKERD is encoded by the coding sequence ATGAAACGTTCACTTTTCTCTATAGGTCTATTTCTAAAAAGTATCGCCATTATTTTTCTACTTTTAATATTTGGCTACATCGCACAAAACAGTGTTGTGATAAGTAAAGGCAACGAGCAGATTCAGTCTCGCCAGCTAGAAACGCTAACGAAGGTACTTGTCTCCCAAGCTTCTCTTTCTGCCAGTGATATGATCACAAACAGTGACCAAGAGCGGCTTCTGAAGCTAACGAATCAATTAGCCAGAGAACGACTCGTTTTTGATGCCACTATCTACGATTCAGAAGGTATAAAACTTGCTGCAAGTGAAGATGCAAAATCAACCAGAGAGATATTAGGGTTAGATACGCCATTAGAGACAGCAAGCATCGGTCGTCTACAACTTGTAGAACCTATTTTTCACGATAAGAATCTGATTGGATACGTTCGTATAACGTTCGAGAAAGGGATGGTCACGGCTATTTCAGATCATCATTATCGTAATAGTGATCGCTATATGTATGTCATGATAATAATTAGTTTTTTAAGTGGAATGTTAATTACATTAATCTTGATTAGAAAACCGAAAAATAAGCAGGAAAACCTATTAGTAAAGGAACGAGACTAA
- the deoA gene encoding thymidine phosphorylase, whose translation MYLPQEIIRKKRDGEVLTNEEIDFFIQGVAKNTVSEGQIAAFAMAIFFNEMTMPERIALTCAMRDSGMVIDWDHMNFGGPIVDKHSTGGVGDVTSLMLGPMVAACGGFVPMISGRGLGHTGGTLDKLESIPGYNITPTNEVFGQVTKEAGVAIIGQTGDLAPADKRVYATRDITATVDNISLITASILSKKLAAGLESLVMDVKVGSGAFMPTYEASEELARSIVAVANGAGTKTTAILTDMNQVLASSAGNAVEVREAVQFLTGEYRNPRLFEVTMASCVEMLVLAKLATDEDDARNKLQAVLDNGSAAHCFGKMVAGLGGPIDFVENYDNYLDKAEIIKPVYAKESGVVSAMDTRAIGMAVVGMGGGRRVATDTIDYAVGFDSFIRLGETANEDKPLAIIHARNEVQWQEAATALQNAIVVGNDPYISTPNVYRQIRAEDV comes from the coding sequence ATGTATTTACCACAAGAAATTATCCGTAAAAAGCGCGATGGCGAAGTATTAACCAATGAAGAAATTGATTTTTTCATTCAAGGCGTCGCTAAAAACACAGTATCTGAAGGTCAAATAGCCGCTTTTGCAATGGCTATATTTTTTAATGAAATGACGATGCCTGAACGTATTGCCTTAACGTGTGCAATGCGAGATTCTGGCATGGTCATCGATTGGGACCATATGAATTTTGGTGGCCCAATAGTAGACAAACATTCTACTGGTGGTGTCGGTGACGTAACCTCTCTAATGCTTGGCCCTATGGTGGCAGCATGTGGCGGTTTTGTCCCCATGATATCGGGTCGAGGCCTTGGTCACACTGGTGGTACTTTAGATAAGCTTGAATCTATACCTGGTTACAATATAACGCCAACCAATGAAGTATTTGGCCAAGTGACGAAAGAAGCTGGTGTTGCCATTATTGGTCAAACAGGTGACTTAGCACCAGCGGACAAACGTGTGTATGCAACTCGTGATATCACTGCGACCGTTGACAATATCTCTCTAATTACGGCTTCTATTCTTTCTAAGAAGCTAGCCGCAGGATTAGAATCTCTAGTGATGGATGTGAAAGTAGGTTCGGGCGCATTTATGCCGACCTATGAAGCATCTGAAGAGTTAGCAAGGTCAATTGTTGCCGTTGCTAATGGCGCTGGAACGAAGACAACAGCAATTTTAACCGATATGAACCAAGTACTGGCGTCTTCCGCAGGAAATGCCGTTGAAGTTCGCGAAGCAGTGCAGTTCTTAACGGGCGAGTATAGAAATCCACGCCTATTTGAAGTGACAATGGCATCATGTGTTGAAATGTTAGTATTAGCTAAATTGGCAACCGATGAAGATGATGCGCGCAATAAGCTACAAGCCGTATTAGATAACGGTAGCGCAGCACATTGCTTTGGTAAAATGGTGGCGGGCCTAGGTGGTCCAATCGATTTTGTTGAAAACTACGATAACTATCTTGATAAAGCTGAAATTATCAAACCTGTTTATGCAAAAGAGAGTGGTGTTGTATCCGCTATGGATACTCGAGCAATCGGTATGGCCGTTGTTGGTATGGGTGGAGGCCGTCGTGTTGCAACCGACACGATCGACTATGCTGTAGGTTTTGATAGCTTTATTCGTTTAGGTGAAACGGCTAATGAGGACAAACCTTTGGCCATCATTCATGCACGCAATGAAGTACAGTGGCAAGAAGCAGCAACGGCGTTACAGAACGCCATTGTTGTAGGTAATGACCCATATATTTCAACCCCAAATGTGTACCGCCAAATACGCGCGGAAGATGTGTGA
- the deoD gene encoding purine-nucleoside phosphorylase, which yields MATPHINAEMGAFADVVLMPGDPLRAKYIAETFLDDVVQVCDVRNMFGYTGTYKGRKISVMGHGMGIPSCSIYVTELIKDFGVKKIIRVGSCGAVSEDIKVRDVVIGMGASTDSKVNRIRFKGHDFAAIADYKMVKAAEEAAKARGIDVKVGNLFSAELFYTPDPSMFDVMDKYGIVGVEMEAAGIYGVAAEYGAKALAICTVSDHIKTGEQTTSEERATTFNEMMLIALDSVLLGDKD from the coding sequence ATGGCAACTCCACATATTAACGCTGAAATGGGTGCTTTTGCTGATGTCGTTTTAATGCCAGGTGATCCACTGCGTGCCAAATACATTGCGGAAACATTTTTGGATGACGTTGTCCAAGTGTGTGATGTTCGTAATATGTTTGGTTACACTGGTACATATAAAGGACGTAAGATCTCAGTTATGGGCCATGGAATGGGGATCCCATCATGTTCTATCTATGTTACTGAGCTAATCAAAGATTTTGGTGTTAAGAAAATCATTCGTGTAGGCAGTTGTGGCGCGGTAAGCGAAGACATCAAGGTTCGCGATGTTGTTATTGGTATGGGGGCAAGTACGGACTCTAAAGTTAACCGTATTCGTTTCAAAGGCCATGACTTTGCAGCTATTGCAGACTATAAAATGGTCAAAGCAGCTGAAGAAGCGGCAAAAGCTCGTGGTATCGACGTGAAAGTGGGTAACTTATTCTCAGCTGAACTTTTTTATACACCGGATCCGAGCATGTTCGACGTAATGGACAAGTACGGTATCGTCGGCGTTGAAATGGAAGCCGCAGGTATCTATGGCGTTGCAGCGGAATATGGTGCCAAAGCATTAGCGATTTGTACCGTATCGGATCATATTAAGACCGGTGAGCAAACCACGTCTGAAGAGCGTGCTACCACGTTTAATGAGATGATGCTAATAGCACTAGATTCAGTATTGCTGGGTGATAAAGACTAA
- the deoC gene encoding deoxyribose-phosphate aldolase, whose translation MSELKAAALRALKLMDLTTLNDDDTDEKVIALCHDAKTAVGNTAAICIYPRFIPIAKKTLREQGTPDVRIATVTNFPHGNDDIAIAVAETKAAIAYGADEVDVVFPYRTLIAGDEKTGFELVKQCKEACGDTLLKVIIETGELKTEALIKRASELSIDAGANFIKTSTGKVPVNATPEAAEIMLKVIRDMGVAEKVGFKPAGGVRTAEDAAAFLAMADDILGAEWADNMHYRFGASSLLTSLLNTLEVTKEVADPSAY comes from the coding sequence ATGAGCGAATTAAAAGCTGCAGCTCTACGTGCACTAAAACTTATGGATTTAACGACGCTAAATGATGACGACACTGATGAAAAAGTGATTGCGCTTTGTCATGATGCGAAAACAGCGGTAGGTAATACGGCTGCAATATGTATATACCCTCGTTTTATACCAATTGCTAAGAAAACACTTCGTGAACAAGGTACGCCTGACGTTCGCATTGCAACGGTTACAAACTTTCCTCATGGCAATGACGACATTGCTATCGCAGTAGCAGAGACAAAAGCGGCTATCGCTTATGGCGCTGATGAAGTTGACGTTGTATTCCCTTACCGTACGCTTATTGCTGGGGATGAGAAAACAGGCTTTGAATTGGTAAAACAATGTAAAGAAGCGTGTGGTGATACTTTACTAAAAGTAATCATAGAAACGGGTGAACTTAAAACAGAAGCACTCATTAAACGCGCGTCAGAGCTTTCTATTGACGCTGGTGCAAATTTCATTAAAACATCGACAGGTAAAGTGCCAGTTAATGCGACACCAGAAGCAGCAGAAATAATGTTGAAAGTTATTCGTGATATGGGTGTAGCTGAAAAGGTTGGCTTCAAGCCCGCTGGTGGTGTACGAACAGCTGAAGATGCAGCGGCCTTCCTTGCAATGGCAGACGATATTCTTGGTGCTGAATGGGCGGATAATATGCATTATCGATTTGGTGCATCAAGCTTATTAACCAGCTTACTCAATACATTAGAAGTAACGAAAGAAGTTGCGGATCCAAGCGCTTACTAA
- the deoB gene encoding phosphopentomutase, with protein sequence MKRSIILVLDSFGIGATADADKFGDVGSDTLGHIAEHCAKGLADNENRKGPLTLPNLSKMGLGLASQESTGHFPEGLDENAEIIGAYGHAAEMSSGKDTPSGHWEIAGVPVLFDWGYFSDKTNSFPDVLLDKIVKRANLPGYLGNCHSSGTVVLDELGEEHMASGKPIFYTSADSVFQIACHEETYGLDNLLDLCHIVREELEDYNIGRVIARPFIGAKAGEFARTGNRRDLSLEPPATTVLQKLVEEKGGEVVSIGKIADIYAGCGITKKVKKTGLEELFDASLEQVKEAGDNTLVFTNFVDFDSSYGHRRDVAGYAAALEYFDKRLPEMIEILEEDDVLILTADHGCDPTWPGSDHTREHIPVLVYGKKIPAGSLGRRETFADIGQSLAEYFGTSDMDYGKSFL encoded by the coding sequence ATGAAAAGATCAATTATTTTAGTTTTAGATTCCTTTGGTATTGGCGCGACAGCTGATGCGGACAAATTTGGCGATGTTGGCTCAGATACTCTTGGACACATTGCAGAACACTGTGCAAAAGGATTGGCTGACAACGAAAACCGTAAAGGGCCACTTACGTTACCAAATCTTTCTAAGATGGGGCTTGGCCTAGCATCTCAAGAGTCAACAGGCCATTTTCCTGAGGGCTTAGATGAAAATGCTGAGATTATCGGCGCATATGGCCATGCTGCTGAGATGTCTTCAGGTAAAGACACGCCATCTGGTCACTGGGAAATCGCTGGTGTTCCGGTGTTATTTGATTGGGGTTATTTCTCTGATAAAACCAACAGCTTTCCAGATGTGCTTTTAGATAAAATTGTAAAACGTGCAAATTTACCCGGTTACCTAGGAAACTGTCATTCATCCGGTACGGTTGTTCTTGATGAACTAGGTGAAGAGCATATGGCTTCAGGTAAGCCGATTTTTTATACCTCTGCAGATTCAGTATTCCAGATCGCGTGTCATGAAGAGACATATGGCCTAGATAACTTGTTAGATCTTTGCCACATCGTTCGCGAAGAGCTTGAAGATTACAATATTGGCCGCGTAATTGCTCGTCCATTTATTGGTGCGAAAGCGGGCGAATTTGCACGTACGGGAAACCGTCGTGACTTATCTTTAGAGCCACCAGCCACGACTGTACTGCAAAAGCTTGTAGAAGAGAAAGGTGGAGAAGTGGTATCGATAGGCAAGATAGCCGATATTTATGCGGGCTGCGGCATCACGAAGAAAGTGAAGAAAACGGGTCTAGAAGAGCTATTTGATGCATCTCTAGAGCAAGTTAAAGAAGCCGGTGATAATACTCTTGTATTCACCAACTTTGTTGATTTCGACTCGTCTTACGGCCATCGTCGTGATGTAGCCGGTTACGCTGCCGCGTTAGAATATTTTGATAAGAGACTGCCAGAGATGATCGAGATTCTTGAGGAAGATGACGTCTTGATTCTGACTGCTGATCATGGTTGTGATCCAACCTGGCCGGGAAGTGACCATACTCGTGAACATATCCCTGTTCTTGTATATGGTAAAAAGATTCCAGCAGGTTCATTAGGTCGCCGTGAGACGTTTGCGGACATTGGCCAGAGCCTAGCAGAGTACTTCGGTACCTCTGATATGGATTACGGAAAAAGCTTTTTGTGA
- a CDS encoding PilZ domain-containing protein has product MQQSEILSLVERLIPVYGSPDFNIVLEQLTYGEPASAKVIAKMELNRLMNPCTRSIDLRGRVQGECREYKLDGRTHWLDDVAINSYHKKIKRFGSYTEGVYEAMVNTRNNFRVMHQNTTSNSSSGLTNPESPFEVEPITLGLVLNRQEKRLKMSTQVDITLKNGQKIHASSVDLSNSGVKLKVPSAFDYNLGEMVEMHFFQLEKQSKINELGTSLDYRVIGIEECYENDSIRWLRAIRLTDTNIIGRAINVMLNSSIKKVNHDNQDKILQSRAHGYEHTYIKYTRNLPLFFSGTELKYALLNDFNKEVWDYWHDERYQQTLGSLFDASRMNELTKFGAKHSSNVIYTFVHEHQDKELHYSLMLPEATRAERQLFWHTGARRNSWKVYRIHMHELSPEEKSSIAGVYAKAGEDNITHFGLLQEISNVESVRDYQLTEKPPLNSSILNKFRHSRKIVGSPKGVYYDDVSRRKEQRYKFRSPIEIAIDRNVPIAGETINFSSRGLFVSLSQPLQCRIGTTIKVSLNELQQYDQSAPLTHIPYTVVRISPNGLNIHLSLEENSLTNRAMNFLKKLITHNKNKLPLTDEERPEIDLLHTMYDIVLPRLASTPFYISKKDSVLQPIAIGVNYPLEPHLKILEKLGHQKDFSLEPIFKNRSARLLKDPIRPVPGAKPVYHDVYIAVIKKDDEIEAIYTKLYDEFPTLQERLRFIKKSKQLGEFYVLRINGVPVANTSTKILIKKLNELASSSMHHARALDKEFSSIVGFGEIIDITEEILIRLELT; this is encoded by the coding sequence ATGCAACAATCTGAAATACTCTCTTTAGTAGAAAGATTAATTCCTGTTTATGGCTCTCCTGACTTCAATATAGTGTTAGAGCAGCTAACGTATGGTGAACCTGCGTCAGCAAAAGTGATTGCAAAAATGGAATTAAATCGACTGATGAACCCATGCACTAGGTCTATAGACTTGAGAGGGAGGGTTCAGGGTGAGTGTAGAGAATACAAATTAGATGGCCGAACACATTGGTTAGATGACGTTGCGATCAACTCATATCATAAAAAAATAAAACGATTTGGTAGCTATACCGAAGGGGTATACGAAGCAATGGTCAACACGAGAAATAATTTTCGTGTTATGCACCAAAATACAACATCTAATTCTAGTTCGGGTTTGACCAACCCAGAAAGCCCGTTTGAAGTCGAACCTATCACACTAGGTTTGGTTCTGAACAGACAAGAAAAACGGCTAAAAATGTCTACACAAGTAGATATTACATTGAAAAATGGTCAAAAGATTCATGCCTCCAGCGTTGATTTATCCAATTCAGGTGTAAAGCTCAAAGTGCCAAGTGCGTTCGACTATAACCTTGGCGAAATGGTTGAAATGCATTTTTTTCAGTTAGAGAAACAGAGCAAAATTAATGAATTAGGCACATCACTTGATTATCGCGTCATCGGTATAGAAGAGTGCTATGAGAACGATAGCATCCGATGGTTACGTGCAATTAGACTCACCGATACCAATATCATTGGTCGAGCCATCAACGTCATGTTAAACAGCAGCATTAAAAAAGTCAATCATGATAATCAAGATAAAATATTGCAGTCAAGAGCCCATGGTTATGAACACACCTACATCAAGTACACACGTAACCTACCTCTCTTTTTCTCAGGCACAGAGTTAAAATACGCTCTTCTCAATGATTTCAATAAAGAGGTCTGGGATTACTGGCATGACGAACGATATCAACAAACACTAGGTTCTCTATTTGATGCTTCACGAATGAATGAACTGACTAAATTCGGTGCCAAACATTCAAGTAACGTTATCTATACGTTTGTCCATGAACACCAAGATAAAGAGTTGCACTATTCACTGATGCTTCCAGAAGCGACCAGAGCTGAGCGACAACTTTTTTGGCATACAGGCGCACGTAGAAATAGCTGGAAAGTTTATCGCATTCATATGCACGAACTTAGCCCTGAAGAGAAAAGTAGCATAGCCGGTGTATATGCTAAGGCAGGAGAAGATAACATAACCCATTTCGGCCTGTTGCAAGAGATATCAAACGTGGAATCTGTAAGGGACTATCAGCTAACTGAAAAGCCTCCTTTGAATTCAAGCATATTGAATAAATTTAGACATTCTAGAAAAATCGTTGGCAGCCCGAAAGGTGTCTATTACGACGATGTATCTCGCCGAAAGGAGCAACGTTATAAATTTCGCTCCCCTATTGAAATTGCTATCGACAGAAACGTGCCTATTGCGGGAGAAACCATTAATTTTTCATCTCGCGGCCTGTTTGTTTCTTTATCTCAACCTTTGCAGTGTAGGATTGGAACCACGATAAAGGTTAGTCTGAATGAACTGCAGCAGTATGATCAATCAGCACCATTAACACACATCCCCTATACCGTTGTGCGCATTAGCCCAAATGGGTTGAATATTCATTTGTCTCTGGAGGAGAACAGCCTCACAAACCGAGCAATGAATTTCCTAAAAAAACTCATTACCCACAACAAGAATAAGCTACCACTCACTGACGAAGAACGGCCTGAAATCGATCTTCTGCATACTATGTATGACATAGTATTACCCAGATTAGCCAGTACACCATTTTATATATCTAAAAAAGATAGCGTGTTGCAACCCATCGCGATTGGCGTTAATTATCCATTAGAACCGCACTTAAAAATATTAGAAAAACTAGGGCATCAAAAAGATTTCTCTTTAGAGCCTATATTTAAGAACAGAAGTGCAAGACTACTAAAAGACCCTATTCGTCCTGTTCCCGGAGCAAAACCGGTATACCATGACGTTTATATTGCCGTAATCAAGAAGGACGACGAGATAGAAGCTATCTACACCAAGCTTTATGATGAATTTCCGACACTTCAAGAAAGGTTGCGATTTATTAAGAAATCAAAACAACTGGGTGAGTTTTACGTATTACGGATTAATGGTGTACCCGTCGCAAATACATCAACTAAGATTTTAATAAAAAAATTAAATGAACTTGCTTCTTCAAGCATGCATCATGCAAGAGCGCTCGACAAAGAATTCAGCTCAATAGTTGGCTTTGGTGAAATCATAGACATAACGGAAGAAATATTAATCCGATTAGAGCTAACTTAA